A DNA window from candidate division TA06 bacterium contains the following coding sequences:
- a CDS encoding pyruvate synthase: MKKITEIRWHGRGGQGAKTVALLFADAALSTGKYIQGFPEYGPERMGAPMMSFNRLSNEPIKMHCGVSSPDIVVVLDRTLIDSIDVTEGLPEDGTIVVNTPESPAEVRKRLKLKGRKVFTVDASKISLDTLGKVIPNTPMLGAMVKATEVLDFKRMLEDTKSKLSKKFRDRPEIIEGNVNCMRRAYKEVRSE; encoded by the coding sequence ATCAGGTGGCATGGAAGGGGAGGACAGGGAGCGAAGACGGTGGCGCTTCTCTTTGCAGATGCTGCCCTTTCCACAGGCAAGTATATTCAAGGCTTTCCGGAATACGGACCGGAAAGAATGGGCGCTCCCATGATGTCCTTCAACAGGTTGAGCAACGAACCCATCAAAATGCACTGCGGCGTATCCAGCCCAGACATTGTGGTTGTATTGGATCGGACTCTAATCGATTCGATCGACGTGACAGAAGGGCTTCCCGAGGATGGAACTATCGTAGTTAATACTCCGGAGAGCCCGGCGGAAGTCAGAAAACGGCTCAAGCTGAAGGGCAGGAAGGTTTTCACGGTGGATGCGTCGAAGATATCTCTGGACACGTTGGGTAAGGTCATACCTAACACGCCCATGCTGGGCGCAATGGTGAAAGCGACGGAGGTCTTGGACTTTAAGAGAATGCTAGAAGACACGAAAAGCAAGCTGTCCAAGAAGTTCCGGGATAGACCAGAAATCATTGAAGGCAACGTCAACTGCATGCGAAGAGCCTACAAGGAAGTGCGGTCGGAATGA
- a CDS encoding YjbQ family protein — MLKEISVSTKSRTSLVDITADVRKVVQESKVKSGACFIYVPHTTGAVTINENADPSVKTDILKELNKVIPFDDNYSHLEGNAAAHIKSSVIGVSETVFIEGNQLRLGTWQGICFCEFDGPRRREVLVKIVADDSDK, encoded by the coding sequence ATGCTCAAAGAAATCAGTGTGAGCACCAAATCCAGGACATCCCTTGTCGATATAACGGCAGATGTAAGGAAGGTAGTTCAGGAAAGCAAGGTGAAGAGTGGGGCGTGTTTCATATATGTTCCGCATACGACCGGCGCGGTGACCATAAACGAGAACGCGGATCCCAGTGTGAAGACTGACATCCTGAAGGAGCTCAACAAAGTCATTCCGTTCGATGACAACTACAGCCACCTGGAAGGAAACGCAGCGGCACATATCAAGTCGTCGGTGATAGGAGTTTCCGAGACAGTCTTTATTGAAGGGAATCAGCTCAGGCTTGGGACCTGGCAGGGAATCTGCTTCTGCGAGTTCGATGGTCCCAGGAGGAGAGAGGTGCTGGTTAAGATAGTTGCAGACGACTCTGACAAGTAA
- a CDS encoding pyruvate ferredoxin oxidoreductase (catalyzes the formation of acetyl-CoA from pyruvate and coenzyme A) translates to MANLKQLAKKGDLLTGGHRACVGCGATIIARQVLAATETPVVCSISTGCLEVVSTLYPFNAWQVPFIHNAFENSAATISGIEACYRALKRRGKIDREIKFIGWGGDGGTYDIGIQALSGAVEREHDFLFICYDNQAYMNTGIQRSSATPLGAHTTTSPAGSVIPGKIQNRKDLTEIMIAHDIPYAAQASPGHWNDLATKVRKALNTPGATFINILSPCQLGWRHEPSETIEIARIAVDTCFWPLYEVENGNYKITKKPKKKLPISAFLENQGRFRHLMKPENKKVVEELQAFVDRKWELLLERAT, encoded by the coding sequence ATGGCAAATCTGAAACAACTGGCAAAAAAGGGTGATCTTCTCACCGGAGGACACAGGGCATGCGTAGGGTGTGGCGCAACCATAATCGCACGTCAGGTGCTTGCGGCAACAGAGACGCCCGTCGTCTGTTCAATATCGACAGGCTGTCTCGAGGTGGTCTCCACCCTTTACCCTTTTAACGCCTGGCAGGTCCCTTTCATCCACAATGCTTTTGAGAACTCGGCTGCCACGATATCAGGAATCGAGGCGTGCTATAGGGCACTCAAGAGAAGAGGAAAGATCGACAGAGAAATAAAGTTCATTGGCTGGGGCGGCGACGGTGGAACATACGACATTGGAATTCAGGCTCTCTCAGGAGCAGTGGAGAGAGAACACGACTTTCTCTTCATCTGCTACGACAACCAGGCCTACATGAATACAGGCATACAGAGATCGAGCGCCACTCCGCTTGGAGCTCACACGACCACATCACCGGCCGGCTCGGTCATACCCGGCAAGATTCAGAACAGGAAAGACCTCACTGAGATAATGATTGCTCACGACATCCCCTATGCTGCGCAGGCATCCCCGGGACACTGGAATGACCTGGCAACCAAGGTGCGAAAAGCACTGAACACCCCAGGAGCGACCTTCATAAATATCCTCTCGCCCTGTCAACTCGGATGGAGGCACGAGCCGAGTGAGACCATAGAAATCGCGAGGATCGCAGTCGACACATGCTTCTGGCCACTTTACGAAGTGGAAAATGGCAACTACAAGATAACAAAGAAGCCGAAGAAGAAGCTTCCGATCAGCGCTTTCTTAGAAAACCAGGGAAGGTTCCGTCACTTGATGAAACCGGAGAACAAGAAGGTGGTAGAGGAACTTCAGGCTTTCGTAGATAGAAAGTGGGAACTGTTGCTCGAGAGGGCGACCTAA
- a CDS encoding roadblock/LC7 domain-containing protein, with amino-acid sequence MESGNCCSRGRPKKEPGTLQKSLSIFEEDYWAINQQLSYLLKSTNALIVLLIDRTGQVITSAGDLSRLDVPSFASLQAADVAATSQLASLIGEKEFGTLFHQGRRDSIYVALINSNIILVVIFDDRATLGLVRVRVKTVGEQVARIFERIFAKLDRKPVATPGFDDDFALEAEAEIDNLFK; translated from the coding sequence ATAGAAAGTGGGAACTGTTGCTCGAGAGGGCGACCTAAAAAGGAACCAGGAACGTTGCAGAAGTCTCTGTCCATATTTGAGGAAGACTACTGGGCTATTAACCAGCAGCTCAGCTATCTTCTGAAGTCAACCAACGCACTCATCGTCCTCCTCATAGACAGGACGGGCCAGGTGATAACCAGTGCCGGCGACCTGTCGAGACTGGACGTCCCTTCTTTCGCTTCCCTTCAAGCAGCGGACGTGGCTGCCACAAGTCAACTTGCATCTTTGATTGGAGAAAAAGAATTTGGTACACTCTTTCATCAAGGAAGACGAGACAGTATCTATGTAGCTCTGATAAACAGCAACATAATACTCGTGGTAATATTTGATGACCGGGCAACTCTTGGCCTGGTTAGAGTTAGAGTCAAGACTGTGGGAGAGCAAGTCGCGCGTATATTCGAGAGAATTTTTGCAAAGCTGGACAGAAAGCCCGTAGCAACTCCTGGGTTTGACGATGATTTCGCTCTTGAGGCGGAAGCAGAAATAGACAACCTTTTCAAGTAA
- a CDS encoding ribonuclease Z codes for MPDLMDRGILWLEGTRMDSWSKNELRVRVLYSVGAVGTQIFISTGESFILVDAGDGVLRDLLSIGFKPEQLDAILITHGHYDHVGGLHTLLGYFKMKKRNRSLPVFLPRGCLQASTLLKNFSNLYSGFMPYVVEAKELDDRDCFTAGSFRAWCNYVVHCTIEPDGKAVPMPAAGYRIDDGKTIVAVTGDCGDSESVRDLVKDADLALVEANLKSYTSELERKVHLTEALAEEIGSLAREHILIHKRP; via the coding sequence TTGCCCGATCTGATGGACCGTGGTATTCTGTGGCTCGAGGGCACACGAATGGACAGTTGGTCCAAAAATGAACTGAGAGTGAGGGTTCTCTATTCAGTGGGTGCTGTGGGGACCCAGATTTTCATCTCCACAGGTGAATCCTTCATTCTTGTGGACGCTGGTGATGGAGTTCTGAGGGACTTGCTCTCCATAGGCTTTAAGCCGGAGCAGCTGGATGCCATACTCATAACTCACGGTCATTATGACCATGTCGGCGGACTGCACACACTCCTCGGCTACTTCAAGATGAAGAAGAGAAATCGCTCACTTCCTGTGTTCCTGCCACGCGGATGCTTACAGGCAAGCACGCTTCTCAAGAACTTCTCCAATCTCTACTCAGGATTCATGCCCTATGTTGTGGAGGCCAAGGAGTTGGACGACCGTGATTGTTTCACTGCGGGGTCGTTTCGGGCATGGTGTAACTATGTTGTTCACTGCACGATCGAGCCTGATGGGAAGGCCGTCCCTATGCCTGCTGCTGGGTATCGGATAGACGACGGAAAGACAATCGTCGCGGTGACCGGGGATTGTGGTGATTCTGAGTCCGTGCGTGATCTTGTTAAGGATGCTGATCTTGCTCTAGTTGAAGCCAACCTCAAATCATACACATCCGAACTCGAGAGAAAAGTTCACCTCACTGAAGCTCTGGCAGAGGAAATCGGCAGCCTTGCCCGGGAACATATCCTCATCCACAAGCGCCCCTAA
- a CDS encoding gliding-motility protein MglA, whose translation MSLINYASREINCKIVYYGPGLGGKTTNIKYVYSKIAPETRGKLISLATELDRTLFFDFLPVDLGTIRGFKTRFHLYTVPGQVYYNASRKLILKGLDGLVFVADSQADRLDDNIDSLQNMYENLDTHGLRIDGMPFVMQWNKRDLPNVSPMDELDAVLNTLNVPYFPAIATQGSGVFETLKEVSKMVLRALSQQ comes from the coding sequence ATGTCTCTAATCAACTATGCCTCTAGGGAAATAAACTGCAAGATAGTCTATTACGGACCTGGCCTTGGAGGCAAAACCACCAACATCAAATACGTCTACTCAAAGATAGCCCCTGAGACGAGAGGAAAGCTGATCAGTCTCGCGACAGAGCTGGACAGAACTCTCTTCTTCGATTTTCTCCCAGTAGACCTCGGCACCATCCGTGGATTCAAGACCAGGTTCCATTTGTATACGGTACCAGGCCAGGTCTACTATAATGCTTCAAGGAAACTGATACTGAAAGGCCTGGATGGGCTGGTCTTCGTTGCCGACTCCCAGGCTGATCGTCTCGATGACAACATAGACAGCCTGCAAAACATGTATGAAAACCTCGACACCCACGGCCTCCGCATCGATGGGATGCCATTTGTAATGCAGTGGAACAAAAGAGATCTGCCCAATGTGAGTCCAATGGATGAGTTGGATGCTGTTCTCAACACGCTGAACGTTCCGTACTTCCCCGCCATAGCCACTCAAGGTTCTGGCGTTTTCGAGACACTGAAAGAAGTGTCCAAGATGGTGCTGCGCGCCCTCTCGCAACAATAA
- a CDS encoding 4Fe-4S dicluster domain-containing protein produces the protein MKKQGWKDLELGSIDYAGRALAYHTGDWRTHRPIWSEEKCIHCFLCWIYCPDSAIMVEDDKIKGIDLRYCKGCGICERECPPKASAIEIKLESEFRK, from the coding sequence ATGAAGAAACAGGGTTGGAAAGATTTAGAGCTTGGCTCCATCGACTACGCTGGCCGTGCCCTGGCCTATCACACCGGCGACTGGAGAACCCACCGTCCCATCTGGAGCGAAGAAAAATGCATCCATTGTTTCCTGTGTTGGATATACTGTCCAGATTCTGCCATAATGGTAGAAGATGATAAGATAAAGGGGATCGATCTCAGGTACTGCAAAGGCTGTGGAATCTGCGAGCGGGAGTGTCCTCCAAAGGCGTCAGCCATTGAAATAAAGCTGGAGAGCGAATTCCGGAAATGA
- the porA gene encoding pyruvate ferredoxin oxidoreductase, with translation MPKKVEFNIVARTGNEAMAEAMRQINPDVVAAYPITPATEVVQLFASFVSDGLVDTEFVPVESEHSAISACVGAAAAGGRVITSTSSQGLALMHEILYIAAALRLPIIICEVNRALSGPINIHCDHSDTMGSRDAGWIQIFSENAQEAYDSIIQAIRIAEATRVPAMVTTDGFIISHEMQRLEMLPDKEVQDFVGEYHPKFSLLDVDNPILVGTFDLQDYFFEHKRAQSEGMNEAPKQIEKVAKEFKEKYGREYGMVEGYMVDDAELVVVVMGSAAGTTKAVVDSLREKGIKAGVLKIRVFRPFPFDDVVKILSDKKAVAVMDRADSLAGFGGPLFTDIRSALYDADGKPPMADYIFGLGGRDISMEEIKSIYDQLAKMAKTGKAVNLINYVGVRE, from the coding sequence ATGCCGAAGAAAGTGGAATTCAATATAGTGGCGAGAACCGGAAACGAGGCGATGGCTGAAGCCATGAGGCAGATAAACCCTGACGTTGTTGCCGCCTATCCCATAACTCCAGCGACAGAGGTTGTTCAGTTGTTCGCCTCCTTCGTATCCGACGGCTTGGTGGACACTGAGTTTGTGCCCGTTGAAAGCGAACACAGTGCTATTAGCGCGTGTGTGGGTGCTGCTGCAGCGGGAGGTAGAGTAATAACCTCTACATCTTCCCAGGGACTTGCCCTCATGCACGAGATTCTCTATATCGCCGCAGCTCTGCGACTTCCCATTATCATTTGTGAGGTGAACAGGGCTCTGTCTGGCCCTATCAACATACATTGCGACCACTCTGACACCATGGGTTCCAGAGACGCGGGCTGGATACAGATATTCAGTGAGAACGCACAAGAGGCATACGACTCCATAATACAGGCGATCAGGATTGCGGAGGCGACAAGGGTTCCCGCAATGGTAACTACTGATGGATTCATCATAAGCCACGAAATGCAGCGTCTGGAGATGCTACCCGATAAGGAGGTTCAGGATTTCGTCGGTGAATATCACCCCAAGTTCTCGCTTCTGGATGTTGACAATCCTATTCTTGTCGGTACCTTTGACCTTCAGGACTACTTTTTTGAACACAAGAGAGCTCAGTCCGAAGGGATGAACGAGGCGCCAAAACAGATAGAAAAGGTGGCCAAGGAATTTAAGGAGAAGTATGGAAGAGAGTACGGGATGGTCGAAGGATACATGGTTGATGACGCGGAACTGGTCGTCGTGGTTATGGGTTCTGCAGCGGGCACAACAAAGGCAGTGGTCGATTCACTCAGAGAGAAAGGGATCAAGGCGGGGGTGCTCAAGATCAGGGTTTTCCGCCCATTCCCGTTTGATGATGTAGTGAAAATACTGAGTGACAAGAAGGCTGTCGCTGTGATGGACAGAGCAGATTCGCTTGCTGGATTCGGCGGACCCCTATTCACCGACATCAGGTCTGCTTTATATGATGCAGACGGCAAACCCCCCATGGCAGACTACATCTTTGGCCTGGGAGGTAGAGACATCAGTATGGAAGAGATAAAATCGATCTATGACCAACTGGCCAAGATGGCGAAGACAGGTAAGGCTGTCAATCTCATCAACTATGTTGGCGTGAGAGAATAG